The following is a genomic window from Nitrospira sp..
CTCGGCCATTGCAAAGCCGGAACAATGCCAGCGAGACCAAGACACTGACCCCTAGGACCATGGGCAGCGCATAGCGCGCCGTGAATGCGCCGGTCGTACACAACGTAATCGCCACACCGATCACCGGCAAGGCGGCAAACGCCAGCGCGGCGCCCCATTCATGATCGGGAATCGCCGGCAACGCCGGCGCCGGTGTCCGAGCGCTTTTGCCCTGCTGCAGATACGCAACCGCACCGGCGCCGATCAGCAGCAGCATAAAGAGCAGCGGAGCGGGCATCAGCAACGTCGAGTAGGTATCGGGAATCCCCTTCCAACTTGGAATCGCCCAAAACCCTCGAGAATAGCCCCGCGCTTGCTGGATCAGCGGCCAAAGGAACCCGAGCGGAAGCAGCCCGCCAACAATCGCCACCCACAAGGACCAATCGGGCCGTCGAGTGCGATACAGCCTCACGCATTCGGCAATCCCAAGAGGGACAAACACAAATACCGCGTAGTAGTGAGAGCACACCGCTGCGCTGAGGCCTCCCCACACGCCAAGGAGCGACCAGGGCCGCTCCTTCCCTTCTGCGGCGGAGGCCCAGCAGACCCACGCGATCGCCGCGAACCCCAGCACGAGTCCGTAGGGCCTGGCTTCATAACTGTAGAAGTGTGCGTTGGTGACAAGCAGGCACAGCATCGCCATGAATCCATAGAGCGCTGAACTCCGGCGATTGACGAGCAGGAATAGGCACACCGCCGCCACCCACACTCCGACTATTTCAGGCAGACGCAAGGCCCACTCGTTCACGCCGAACAAAAACATCGACCATCGAGACAGCACATAGAACGGGAAGGGACTCTGGTCCGCCCCCGTAAGCAGCGCCGCCCAAATACCGGATAGTGTCGGCGCCTGGGCGATAAAATAAGTGAACAGCTCGTCATTCCACATGGGCTTGCGCATGGCCAGCACACTAGCCGCCGCAAAGTAGACCAACGAGAATACTCCGAGCAGCAATCCCCAGCGCCTCTCGCACACATCCCGCACTGTTTCCGCCATACCGTCAAGCCATTGCACCGCCCGACTAAGCATCCCGGCCTGCTCCACCGCCGGCCTCTCAACGGGCTTCATGATGTTCCGCTCCAGTCAAAGTATTCTGAAAGAGACTGCGTAGCACCCCATCCTGTTCAGGCTGAACCGCAGCGGCTACCGGATGAAGGCGTTCATAAATGGCGAAGGCCTGCTCGTGCCGATCTCCCGTCTCTGTCGTGACGTCATCGCTGTACACGCGTTTCCAGCGCTCAGGGAATCGCTCGACCACCCCTTTTGTAAAACGCTGACTATCGATCGCGAGCCCCTCATCCAGAACGAGATAGGTCACCGGAACGGATTCCAAGAGTTGCTGGGCCTTGAGGGGGTCGGATTCGAACGGCGGCATGACCACCTTATTCCCTGTCCGGAGATGGACCCAGTGAGGCATCGATACCGCGATGATGTCATCAGCTTCGGCATGCGCCAGCAACCAATCCACACCCGCATCGAGAGCCCGGTACGAATCCATGTAGAAAAACAAGCGATAGTCGACCGCCTCGCCCTCTCGGGTGTGATACCGTGCCTCAAGATGTCGCTTCGTATACACGGCCACGGTCGTCGCAACCTGCTGCAAGCAGATTCCTGCCACCATCAACCCGGCGACAACTCGCATGACGCCACCCCATCGTACTGACGGATACTGCCATGATTGTTTCAAAACCCAAGCGACCGCAGCACAGAGAGCCAGGGCCAGTATGGGAACGGTTGGGCCCAGGTATCGATTAAATTGCTCAGGCCATGGGGTGAGACACACCAATGATATGGACGCAAGGGCGCACAACGGGATAAGCCGCTGTCCATTCATGGCCAAGACGGCTATCCCAAACAGAACAAAGCATCCCAATACATAGAGTGGAATATTGACGACCCACGGCGGCCCCAACTCTATTCCGACCCGCTTTGAAACCTCCTCCCATTCTGCTTCCCATACCCGCTTCATCGAACTCACAGACTCACCGATATATCGGGGGACCACGAAGATATTGCTGAAAAACCGCCCGGCTCGATCGCCAATGGTGGAATAGCCCAGGGCCGGATCAAAGGGATCGTTCAACGACACGTTCCTGGCATAGCTGACGTTGTAAAACATATAGTCCGCACGCTGATAGGCATAGGCGGGGTGCTGATACCCTGCACTCGTTTCAACCGACTGCACATACGAAAACCATCCAAGAACGGGAAGGGCTGCGACGACAGTCCGAATAAGCGCCGTCTTCCATTGTTTTCGGACCAGCCCTTCGCCGATCCACGCCGCAAGCAGGGCAATCCCAGCCGTACGCAACGCGAACGCGGCAACCGCAATGGCCCCGGCCCATGCGGATGAGGAAGCGTGCGCGTCACGGCTATGGACGAGAAGAAACCCGACCGTGAGAAGACCGTAGAGCATGTCCGGGAAACACAGGTCGGACAAAAAATACGTATGCACATTCAACAAGGCAACGACGGTCCCCCAAAATGCCAAGGCACTCGAAAGATGTTGCCGCATGAGCGCATGGATCGCGAAGATATAGACCACGAAAGCAGCGCAGGAGGAGAATCGAAGCAGACGGCCAACGACCAGCGGATCACTTGTTCCAAGCACGAGTTGATGCGCCGCAATGATCAACGGAAGAAGCGGAGGGTACTGATTGGCCTGAATCTCGCCAGGCTCGTTGAGCAGCCGATATCCTTTCCCCTCGGCGAGCGAGGTCCCAAGCACATAGTACACGCCACCATCCCAACGAAAATCGATCGGCCCCTGAAAGCGAGGGAACCACAACGCGACGACCAGCAAGCCGAGAATGGCATATAGCGTTCGTTCTTTGCGCACCTCACGCCGCAATGAATCCCACATAATTCTCACACGTGGCGTCACCAGAGGCCTTGGGTCACACTACTTCTTGCGGGCATCCACCACCGCATTGTAAATGCGCCCAATTAGCCACCCGATCGCCCCTCCTGTAATCGCCCCATACAGCAATCCGACAAAGGCTCCGCCCCACGTTACGGAATAGCCAATAAAATAGTTCGACAGGAGCTGAAGATGCTGTCCCGCATGAGGACCATCTTTCAGGACCAACCACACCGTCATCGCGAAGAGCCCCGCTCCCCCAATCAGCCCGCCAACCACAGCCAGCACATCCGCCTTGATCTGCGCGAGCGTGTGACTCAGTTCTTCCGTCTGTTTCATGACAGTCGTCACCGCCTTTCTTCCGAATAGCTTACATTTTATCGAGGAGATGGCGCCGGTCGTCGCGTTCATCGCGCCACCGCACCATCTTTGCGTAGAGCGTAAGCATCCCGTTTCTGAGCCAGGCGGCCACGCTCCCCACCGCAAATCCCAACAGCCCGCCCTCGAATAACCCGATGATCGCACCGGGCCAGGTGACATCGAATCCGAATAGGTAGTTTCCAAGCAACGACAATGTGGGGCCGGGCGCAGGCCCGCCCCTAAGCAGCAAGACAACCGAGGCCATGAATATCCCAAGCCCGCTCACCACGCCGACGGCGACCCCCAAGGCAAGCGGGTCTATTTTCGCAAAGGCGACTTCGATCACGGCGTCTTCAGTCTCCTCTACCGCCGCATCCGCGACATCGACCGAAACGGCGACCCGCGCCGGCACAAGCCGGTCCCCGGCATTCGACTGAGCCTCCCGGCCTTCTTCGTGGTATTCCTTTTCCGTATTGACTGCCCACACATCGCGCTTGTCTCCGAGAATGTTCCCTGCCGCATAGACGCCGGTTAGCATAGAGTGGTCCTGATTGTTATAGCGATGGAGGCCGTTCCGCCCGATGGTTTGCAGGTTCGAGAAGGTCTCTAGATAGCGACGGATCGTGGCGACGCTCTCTTGGTATGTCTGGTCATAGACCGGGTACGCCTTCTCCATGCGAACCACGGTCCCGTCTCTGACATCCCGCGGATCGATGAGGCCGATTTGGGCGCACTCCCGGATGCCCAGCTCAATGAGGCGCTCGTCCGGCCACGTCCACATCTCGTCCGTGTCCCACAAGAAGTATTCCAATCCCAGTGAGGTCCGTGAGGCGTCCGGCACCATATAGGGACTCCAGTTTTTGTAGTTCTGAATCCGCCCGAGCTTGACCTCCGGTGAATGGACATACAGCCAGTTATCGGGGAAGACCGACTCGCGGTCGATGACCAGCACCACGGTCAGATAGTCTCGGTACCGGAGCGACTGCGCGGCCCTGAGCACATCCTCGGGCGGCAGAGGATCCAGGGCCTGCATCAATTCACGCAACGGCATCGTCGACACAAAATGCCGGCCGTCGTACTCCAGCGACTCGCCCGCGAGGCCCCGGCCCTGAACACAGTCAACCACGCCATGACGGTGCCGGACACGCTCCACCTTCACCCCTTGGATCGTCTGGGACCCCTGGCCTTCAATCAAGCTGCGGCACCGTTCCCACATCAACCCCGGGCCAAACCGAGGATAGTGAAACTGCTCGATCAACGAGGTCAGCGTCGATCCATCCATGCCCTGCTTGGCGCCAAACAACGCATTTCTCACGGCTTGTTTCAGGGAAAGGTTCTTGATGCGTTGGGCGGCCCAGTCCGCTGAGATTTCGTGGCACGGAATCCCCCAGACTTTCTCCGTATAGGTCTTGAAGAAAATGCTGTAGAGCCGGTACCCGAACCGGTTGGAGACCCACTGCTCAAATGTTTTTTCATCGTGGATATGGAAGAACTTGGCCTTGATATAGCTGAGTCCGATCAGAAACGATTCCACCGGGCCAAGGCCGGCCAGCGCATTCATCGGCTTGAGCGGGTAATCGAAAAAATGCTGGTTGTAGTAGATGCGCGAGATGCGCGGACGGAGCAGAAACTCTTCTCCGAGGATTTCGTGCCACAGTTCATTGACGAGAGGGATTTTGGAAAAGAACCGGTGCCCGCCGATGTCGAACCGGTACCCGCGATAATTGACGGTCTTTGAAATTCCCCCGACCTGGTCGCTCGCCTCGAGCACGGTGGACGTCATGCCACGTTTGCCTAACTCATAGGCGGCCGTGAGCCCGGCAGGTCCTGCCCCGATGATAACGGAAGACTCTCGGCTCATCCGCGTTTCTCCATTCGTAGTCCAGGTCGTGATTCAGGTTCCCGCGATTCTGACGGTAAAGGCGCGGCGGCCTTCTCGAAGCCCTGGCCGTGGCCAACCAGGTGACGCAACGTCCCAACCGCGAATGCCGCCCCGCTGTATAGGAAATACAACCAGTGCCACGGGATGGACTGCGCTGCGAAGCGGAGCCCTCGCTTCTCCAGGAAAAATCGGTAGAGCCGAATATTGAGGATAAAGAGCGCCAGCCCCATGACAACTGCCGCGACCAAGAGAGTTGGCTGCCAGGGAGCCAGCAAGGTCGCTCCCAGAAGGCCATAGACCAGCATGACGCTCACGCGTCCTGAGATGCCGATATTCAAGTCATTCACAAAACCCCGGTGCCGATGGATCAGCTCCGTCCATGGCACGGCCCGCTGAAAGAAATCGGCCCGCAACATCGATGCAATGGTCCAACGCTTCCAATGTTTCACCTGAAGCGATTTACAGAGCCGGATCCTGTGACCGGCTCGTTTGAGGCGATACCCCAACTCGATGTCCTCGATGGAGGGCTTGCGATACGATTCATCAAACCCGCCCATCGCGAGAAAGACCTCCCGCCGGATCGCTCCGCAGGCCCCCCAAAACGTTGAGGCCTCATCCCGGCCATTCTGATGAACGTAGTGATGGAGCAGATTGCGGTACTGGGAGAGAAAATTCGATTCTCCCGGTTGATCGTCATATGACCCGATGATCGCGGCCACATCAGCATGTCGAGCAAAGATGTTTCTTGACCGCTCGATTACATTTTCAGAGACAGTTACATCGGCATCGATGAAAAAGAGCAGGTCCGATTTTGCCTTCGATGCGCCAAGATTCCTGGCACGGCCTGGCCCTCCCGGCTGAGGAAAGCGGTAGACGGTCGCGCCGGCCGCCTCTGCGTACTGCGAGGAACCGTCCGTATCCCCGTCGCCGATCACGATGATCTCATCCGGACAAGGATCCGCGCGCCTGATCGACTCCAGGCTCGCACGAAACCGTTCGCCCCCGTTGTATACAGGAACAATGACCGCGACGGTTACAACAGAAGAAGACATTACGAAACTTGTTTCCTTAGTTCATCGTGCCTAGCTGTATATTTTCCGCATGACGAAACGCATAGCGGCCACAGGCAACGGTTCGCCCTCCGCCAACCAGAAGGCCTCGTTGAAGTGTTAGCGCGAAGCGTAGAGGAAGGAGGCGCGGACAACAAGCCCCCCTTCAGTACGGGAATATCCAACTCATGGGGGAAACCTGTGATCCTCCTCGCGGCCTGATGGGCCAGAATGCATGGGACGATCACCTCCGGCACCGTCTTGGAGCATCCCTCCCGCAACGGCCGTCTGCTCGGTTCGCAACGACGGCATGACGAGAAGCCCGGCATCGGTCAAGCGGTACCAGTGTCGAAGACCATCCACCCATAGCATCTGCGGATGAGACGGCTCGTCGCCAACGAGCGCGGAGAGTCCCCCTTCGTCGCGGAATATCAGCGGAGTCCGAGCCAGAAACTCTTTCACGACATCGGAAGGACGACTCCACCGGACGAACAGATCGTAATAGCTATCGGTCTTCTCGTGTAGGTGGGCGCCCCACTTGCTCTTATATCGCAAGAGGCCGTCCGAGAGCGTCGGACGACTGCCTCGGAAATCCACGACGCGACAACCGCGCTGCTGCGCCAGGTTGATGATGAAATAGTACAGTGCCGCGACCGCGCCTTCTTTGACGAGTTCGAGATCTCCAGCCAGCGTTCCCAGCGCCAATAAATCCACAGTGTCTTCCTTGGCTTCGAAAAGGATGCCCGCAACCCGGCGCCCATCCCGCTGCAGCCATAAGATCCCGCCGCGCCGCACACGGCGCCGCAAATCCCGGACCGCCCGAACGGCGGTCAATTCACCGTGGCGCCCGTGCGAGAACGGCGTATAAAACGAGTCATAAAAGGTATCGAGATCCTCGCGACCGTCTGACAACACAGGCTGGTACCCATGCCTGCGCACAAGAGTCATGTCTCGCCGGATGCTTCCGCCGCTTCGCACATGACGCTCGAGATCGCCGGTCACGACCAGCCTGGTCCCCACCCATTCTGGAACCGCCAGATACTCCTTCGTGAATATCCGCCGGCCTGAGAGACGATCGACACGAGCGATCGTCAGGTCCACTGATGGCCGGAGCCGATTCAGGAAGCCCGGCAGTTCCCGCATCCCGATCCGGCCGAGCATCTCACGGGTCGGCTCCCCCGCGAAAAATCGCCGCGGCAAGTAGTGGGCCCACGGCTCCTCTCCGACGATGAGCAGCGAGCCTTCCCGGCCGGTTCCCTGTGTCACCCCGCGCAACAAGACCGCTGGCACCTTCGAGATACCAGACCAACTCATCAGAAACAGCCCCTGCCTGGTCGCACACTCTCGCGCTCGGTCGGGCAGGTAGAGGACCGCCCGCTCGGCAAGGAGGCGAGCCCCCTTAGTCAACATCGTCGGCTTTCCGTTCGGCATGATTGCGAGGCTCGCACGCCGGCGGCAGAACCAGCCGGACGGACCTCTACCGCAGACATCTCTCGATACTCGCTGCCGCAGAGGCGATACCACCGCTGAAGGCCGCCAACCCACAAGTCCTGTTCGTTCGGACGTGCGTTCCCGAGAAGCGCGGAAAATCCTCCGCTCTCCCGAAAAATAAGCGGCGTATGCGACAGAAAATCCATGGCAACATCGGATGCCTGTCCCCACCGGATAAACAAGTCATGATAGCTATCGGTCTTGTCATACAGCGACGCACCCCACTTGCTTTTGTATCGCAAGACTCCATCGGTCAACGCCGGCCGACTCCCCCTGAAATCTATCGTTCGGTACCCCTCATTGCACGCCATGCCGACCACAAAGTAATACAGCGCGGCAATGGCGCCTTCTTTCACGAGCGTAAGGTCCCCGTCCCTGGCTCCCACCGCCAAGACATCCAGCGAACGCCCCTTTGTTTCAAACAATAGGGCGGAGACCGCTTGTCCTTCGCGTTGATTCCATACAATCCCCCCGCGCCGCGCCCGGCGTCGCAGGTCGTCCGCCGACCGCATGACCAGCAACTCCTGATAGCGAGCTTTCGACAACGGAAGGTAGAACCTCTGATAGAACGACTCAACGCCCTCATCCCCTAACGACACCACGGGTTGAAACTGTTGCCGACGAATTCGCCTCACATCTCTTTGGATATTGCTGCTGCTCCGCACCAACGCATCGACATTGTCCGGAACCGTCATCCGTGTTCCCACCCATTCAGGCACCGCAAGATAGTCTCGGGGGAATATCCGCTTCCCTGTATGACGGTCGACACGAGCGATCGTCATATCAACCGACCCCTGAAGCCGCTCCAAGAACTGCGGTAACGACCGGACCGGCACCAGCCCTAGCGATTCACGCTGCGCCTCACCGGTAAAGAACCGCTGGGGAAGGTACTGGACCCACGGATCGTCGCCGGCCACAAGAAGCCGGCGAATTTGTCCGGCCTGTCCCATAGGGCCGTGCCATAACGTCACCGTTGTTTTCCGCAGCCCGGACCGGTTTACGATGGAGAGTCCGTAGCGGGTCAACGCCTCTTGCGTCTGCTCTGGCAACCTAGAAACAAGCGTGTGGGCAAACGACCTGGCCCATTCATTCATTGCTCCGCCTCACTTCTTGACACAACGCACCGCAACATAGTTTCCCGTGAGAAAGCGAGTAGGCCACGCAGAGAGCCGTTCCCACTTCATCAGCCACAGAAGAAACCGCTGGTGCGTCGGAGTCGCACAGCGTGCCTGTACCGTTCGCGCGACTCGCACGGCGGCTACCCGTGGGCAATGCAGGATCGCCGTCATTTCCGCCACCTCCAGTCCGGCACGCGCCAACATCTTCCGGAGTTCGGCCGGCCTGCAGCTCACGCCCACATAGTAGGGAACGATTCCCATGCGATGAAGCCACCTGAAAGGCAGCAGGTTGCGCAGCGCCAGCAACGGGTTGGCCATGTTGTCAAGCGTCAGCAAGAGCTGCCCCCCTGGGCGCAAGACACGTTGAAGCTCGCACAGGCTCGTTTCAATCTCCTGCAGCGCCCCGAAGTGATCGAGCGTGGAGTTGGATATCACGACATCGAAACAGCCGTTCCTGAACGGTAGCCGACGCACGTCGGCGCATATCGCGCCACTGGGCGAGGGCTGGCTCGTTCGCAGCAATGCCTGTGAGATATCCATCCCCACCACGGCGCGCGCCCGCAAGCGCAAGAACGAAAGCAACCCTTCGCCGACCGCTTCATCGAAAAGATCCGTTTTAAGGATCCGTTGATCCGGTCGGTCCGGCAGCCAATCGGCCAGCAACGCCGTATTGACTCGATCGCTGTGCTTCCGCCACAGCGAGTCGGGTGTGGTCCGCGCCCATTCAAGAGCCACTTGATCCCAGTAGGGCTGCGGCTTCTCATCGAAACCGGTCACACACCCTCCCTGCGGCCGAGCCGTTCGCCGCACCACTGCGCCCGACCGCGCCCATGGCCTTCGCCGCCTTCGTGATCGATCACGAAGGGCCCTGCATCGAGCAGACGCTCTCTGTAATCAAGCCTCCCGCCACACGATGGCCATCCGCGTTCCAGTGGCCATCTCCCATCGTGGCGTTGGCGAATCCGTGCAGAAACGTCTGGCGGGCCGACGCATAAGCCGCCATGGGTTCGGCAAGACCCGTCCACTGCGCCCGCTTCCGTTCGGCCCACGACGCGAGGCGCCGATCTGGATAGAGCAGGTCCGGAACCCCTAGAGCTTCGGCATACTGCCTGCGCTGTCGGGGGTCGGGGTGGACTTGCATGGGATTGGAGAGCGTCACCAGCAGAAATTGAGCGCCATGGAGATCGGCGTCTTTCCGGATCTCGTCCAATAACGCCTCTGTGACCCGCCAGGCATCCTTCCATGCGTCCTCTCGAGGCTCCTGGTAAACGAAGGATTCCAGCGGCATCTGAGTCGCGGCCGTTTCCAATGGACGGTCCGCTCGAACGGCACGCTCTCGCACAAAACCCGAGAGCCGATATTTAGCTTCTCTCACGACCTGTAGCACCCGTGAAAACTCGAATAGCTTTGACGTCAGCGGGATCGATTGCATTCGGTAGGTCAGTGTCTGCCGAAATCTCGTATCGGCCGACAACGCTCCGTCCTGGATGGCGAAATACGGCCGCATCTGGTCCCCCGACAGCGCGAGAGAGTTGTCCCGTATGTCGTTGCCCGTGAAGAATGCCAGCACGATGAGATCCGGCGCGTAGTCCCACACTTTGTACTGAAGCAGCAGCCGCTCCTGCGCAGTGCCGTAACCGGACACGCCGAAGTTCAGGACTTCGATCTTCCGAGGCTTGAGGGCCACGCACTCTCCGAGCTTCTCCTCGGCAATTGCCCAGTAGGTCTGCGAGATCGGGACCTGCAGCGCTTCTGTATACGAGTCACCGATGACGGCAACTCGAAACGTCCCAGAAGGTTTCTCTTTCGTATGTTCATGATCGCGAAACCCTGCGCTGCTGATTTGAATGTAGGCGCGGCCTTCTTTTTCCCACCATCCCTCGGCGTATGGCTTGTGGGCATAGCCGACGATGGGATCGGGGATATAGAAGTAGGGATAGGAAATACCTGCCACTCTCAGCCCTACCTCTAGGATGATGAATCCAATGAGTCCCCCGCTAAGAATCAACCCAAGATTGACCACCCAACGTCGGTTCATGACCTGCCTGGCAAGAAGAGAACATGTTCTTGTTTTTGGACCGAGCGGCAACAGGGAAAGTGTAAGTTAGGCCTGCTCCGTTCTCAAGTACCACTCTGCTAGGGCACGCCCCTACGAAAGGATAAAGGACTCGCCGTCGCAATGCAGAATCACACTTGCGGTCAACAGGACTATACGACCGTCCTTAGTCCGTCGCGGAGTCGCCGCCGCGTTGTGTTGGAGAATTGTCGGGGGAACCAGTCACTCTGCCCAGCATGGCTAGGCACGCCAGCCCAATCCCGATCCAGACCAGCTCGCGAAAGCGCCGCAGGAGCGCAAAGGTAATCCCCGCCACATCCGAATAGCCGAAGGCTTGGAGCAACAGCAGATTGCCGCCGTCTTGCGCGCCCAGGCTACCGGGAATGAAGAACGTCCCGCCTTTGATAAACACGGAGAGCGCCCCGATGGAGATCGCCGACCATAGATTGGCCGGGCCGCCGAGATAGTAAATGATGACGAACACTTCCAGCGCCTCGGCCAGCCATCCCAGAAAATACAGACCGGTCGATGCATAGAAGGT
Proteins encoded in this region:
- a CDS encoding PMT2 domain-containing protein (MaGe:77309305), encoding MKPVERPAVEQAGMLSRAVQWLDGMAETVRDVCERRWGLLLGVFSLVYFAAASVLAMRKPMWNDELFTYFIAQAPTLSGIWAALLTGADQSPFPFYVLSRWSMFLFGVNEWALRLPEIVGVWVAAVCLFLLVNRRSSALYGFMAMLCLLVTNAHFYSYEARPYGLVLGFAAIAWVCWASAAEGKERPWSLLGVWGGLSAAVCSHYYAVFVFVPLGIAECVRLYRTRRPDWSLWVAIVGGLLPLGFLWPLIQQARGYSRGFWAIPSWKGIPDTYSTLLMPAPLLFMLLLIGAGAVAYLQQGKSARTPAPALPAIPDHEWGAALAFAALPVIGVAITLCTTGAFTARYALPMVLGVSVLVSLALFRLCNGRALLGVVGGILTVVGFAMLTVRAVPYTAASAVDPVAEFLTASATDELPIVISDPHNFMMLAHYAPGGLSSRLVYLADPDASLRHMGHDTMDRGMIDLNPWFRMNVKDSRAFQQSRDRFFLYVHGGFLGGPLSNGLSVPDFNWLLSDLMAGEWRLELLRRQENRMLFLVTRASDEAQQFRRMVQP
- a CDS encoding conserved membrane protein of unknown function (Evidence 4 : Unknown function but conserved in other organisms; MaGe:77309306) is translated as MWDSLRREVRKERTLYAILGLLVVALWFPRFQGPIDFRWDGGVYYVLGTSLAEGKGYRLLNEPGEIQANQYPPLLPLIIAAHQLVLGTSDPLVVGRLLRFSSCAAFVVYIFAIHALMRQHLSSALAFWGTVVALLNVHTYFLSDLCFPDMLYGLLTVGFLLVHSRDAHASSSAWAGAIAVAAFALRTAGIALLAAWIGEGLVRKQWKTALIRTVVAALPVLGWFSYVQSVETSAGYQHPAYAYQRADYMFYNVSYARNVSLNDPFDPALGYSTIGDRAGRFFSNIFVVPRYIGESVSSMKRVWEAEWEEVSKRVGIELGPPWVVNIPLYVLGCFVLFGIAVLAMNGQRLIPLCALASISLVCLTPWPEQFNRYLGPTVPILALALCAAVAWVLKQSWQYPSVRWGGVMRVVAGLMVAGICLQQVATTVAVYTKRHLEARYHTREGEAVDYRLFFYMDSYRALDAGVDWLLAHAEADDIIAVSMPHWVHLRTGNKVVMPPFESDPLKAQQLLESVPVTYLVLDEGLAIDSQRFTKGVVERFPERWKRVYSDDVTTETGDRHEQAFAIYERLHPVAAAVQPEQDGVLRSLFQNTLTGAEHHEAR
- a CDS encoding hypothetical protein (Evidence 4 : Unknown function but conserved in other organisms; MaGe:77309307); translated protein: MNATTGAISSIKCKLFGRKAVTTVMKQTEELSHTLAQIKADVLAVVGGLIGGAGLFAMTVWLVLKDGPHAGQHLQLLSNYFIGYSVTWGGAFVGLLYGAITGGAIGWLIGRIYNAVVDARKK
- a CDS encoding NAD(P)/FAD-dependent oxidoreductase (MaGe:77309308), which gives rise to MSRESSVIIGAGPAGLTAAYELGKRGMTSTVLEASDQVGGISKTVNYRGYRFDIGGHRFFSKIPLVNELWHEILGEEFLLRPRISRIYYNQHFFDYPLKPMNALAGLGPVESFLIGLSYIKAKFFHIHDEKTFEQWVSNRFGYRLYSIFFKTYTEKVWGIPCHEISADWAAQRIKNLSLKQAVRNALFGAKQGMDGSTLTSLIEQFHYPRFGPGLMWERCRSLIEGQGSQTIQGVKVERVRHRHGVVDCVQGRGLAGESLEYDGRHFVSTMPLRELMQALDPLPPEDVLRAAQSLRYRDYLTVVLVIDRESVFPDNWLYVHSPEVKLGRIQNYKNWSPYMVPDASRTSLGLEYFLWDTDEMWTWPDERLIELGIRECAQIGLIDPRDVRDGTVVRMEKAYPVYDQTYQESVATIRRYLETFSNLQTIGRNGLHRYNNQDHSMLTGVYAAGNILGDKRDVWAVNTEKEYHEEGREAQSNAGDRLVPARVAVSVDVADAAVEETEDAVIEVAFAKIDPLALGVAVGVVSGLGIFMASVVLLLRGGPAPGPTLSLLGNYLFGFDVTWPGAIIGLFEGGLLGFAVGSVAAWLRNGMLTLYAKMVRWRDERDDRRHLLDKM
- a CDS encoding Glycosyltransferase (MaGe:77309309), producing MSSSVVTVAVIVPVYNGGERFRASLESIRRADPCPDEIIVIGDGDTDGSSQYAEAAGATVYRFPQPGGPGRARNLGASKAKSDLLFFIDADVTVSENVIERSRNIFARHADVAAIIGSYDDQPGESNFLSQYRNLLHHYVHQNGRDEASTFWGACGAIRREVFLAMGGFDESYRKPSIEDIELGYRLKRAGHRIRLCKSLQVKHWKRWTIASMLRADFFQRAVPWTELIHRHRGFVNDLNIGISGRVSVMLVYGLLGATLLAPWQPTLLVAAVVMGLALFILNIRLYRFFLEKRGLRFAAQSIPWHWLYFLYSGAAFAVGTLRHLVGHGQGFEKAAAPLPSESREPESRPGLRMEKRG
- a CDS encoding hypothetical protein (Evidence 4 : Unknown function but conserved in other organisms; MaGe:77309310), which translates into the protein MPNGKPTMLTKGARLLAERAVLYLPDRARECATRQGLFLMSWSGISKVPAVLLRGVTQGTGREGSLLIVGEEPWAHYLPRRFFAGEPTREMLGRIGMRELPGFLNRLRPSVDLTIARVDRLSGRRIFTKEYLAVPEWVGTRLVVTGDLERHVRSGGSIRRDMTLVRRHGYQPVLSDGREDLDTFYDSFYTPFSHGRHGELTAVRAVRDLRRRVRRGGILWLQRDGRRVAGILFEAKEDTVDLLALGTLAGDLELVKEGAVAALYYFIINLAQQRGCRVVDFRGSRPTLSDGLLRYKSKWGAHLHEKTDSYYDLFVRWSRPSDVVKEFLARTPLIFRDEGGLSALVGDEPSHPQMLWVDGLRHWYRLTDAGLLVMPSLRTEQTAVAGGMLQDGAGGDRPMHSGPSGREEDHRFPP
- a CDS encoding hypothetical protein (Evidence 4 : Unknown function but conserved in other organisms; MaGe:77309311); amino-acid sequence: MNEWARSFAHTLVSRLPEQTQEALTRYGLSIVNRSGLRKTTVTLWHGPMGQAGQIRRLLVAGDDPWVQYLPQRFFTGEAQRESLGLVPVRSLPQFLERLQGSVDMTIARVDRHTGKRIFPRDYLAVPEWVGTRMTVPDNVDALVRSSSNIQRDVRRIRRQQFQPVVSLGDEGVESFYQRFYLPLSKARYQELLVMRSADDLRRRARRGGIVWNQREGQAVSALLFETKGRSLDVLAVGARDGDLTLVKEGAIAALYYFVVGMACNEGYRTIDFRGSRPALTDGVLRYKSKWGASLYDKTDSYHDLFIRWGQASDVAMDFLSHTPLIFRESGGFSALLGNARPNEQDLWVGGLQRWYRLCGSEYREMSAVEVRPAGSAAGVRASQSCRTESRRC
- a CDS encoding Methyltransf11 domain-containing protein (MaGe:77309312) is translated as MTGFDEKPQPYWDQVALEWARTTPDSLWRKHSDRVNTALLADWLPDRPDQRILKTDLFDEAVGEGLLSFLRLRARAVVGMDISQALLRTSQPSPSGAICADVRRLPFRNGCFDVVISNSTLDHFGALQEIETSLCELQRVLRPGGQLLLTLDNMANPLLALRNLLPFRWLHRMGIVPYYVGVSCRPAELRKMLARAGLEVAEMTAILHCPRVAAVRVARTVQARCATPTHQRFLLWLMKWERLSAWPTRFLTGNYVAVRCVKK